In one Pungitius pungitius chromosome 13, fPunPun2.1, whole genome shotgun sequence genomic region, the following are encoded:
- the LOC119214571 gene encoding cationic amino acid transporter 2-like isoform X1 yields MARRITCSKVSRFFRSLTRKKPLKPEGEVSNFCRCLTTLDLVGLGVGSTLGAGVYVLSGEVAREVAGPSIIISFLVAAVASIFAGLCYSEFGARVPKTGSAYLYSYVTVGEVWAFVAGWNLLLSYVIGTSSVAKAWTGTFDDLIDNIIAQTLEDYTPMESLGLASYPDFFAAGLIMLLAGVLAHGVKESAVINTVFTAINVMVLIFIIIAGFIKGDLNNWRSSREAILDATLLMENFTTAQNETIDLGVGGFFPFGFDGTLEGAATCFYAFVGFDCIATTGEEVENPQKAIPLAIVSSLLICFLAYFGVSAALTLMMPYYLLDGHSPLPVAFEYIGWEPAKYVVAVGSLCALSTSLLGVMFPMPRVLFAMARDGLLFKPLCYMSSRQSPVVATLSSGAVAAVMVLLFDLKALVDMSSIGTIFAYTLVAVCILVLRYKECPGLVRRQEPFSLMGLLRPPSQPTHRTSKNVNVVIIIILFLVIAISVLLSEAVQSLRRRELWSILLVAVLALTLVLAVIIIWRQPQSTTKAAFMVPGVPIIPVLSILMNTYLMVQLGGETWISYAIWMALGLIIYFSYGVRNSVQKQRLREARIQLNTAVNSDVAA; encoded by the exons ATGGCTCGCAG AATCACTTGCTCAAAAGTGTCGCGCTTTTTTCGGAGCCTGACCCGAAAGAAGCCTCTGAAGCCCGAGGGTGAGGTGTCCAACTTCTGCCGTTGCTTGACCACCTTAGACCTGGTGGGTTTGGGCGTCGGCAGCACACTCGGGGCCGGTGTCTACGTACTGTCGGGAGAGGTGGCCAGGGAAGTGGCCGGCCCCAGCATCATCATCTCCTTCCTGGTTGCGGCGGTGGCCTCCATCTTTGCCGGGTTATGTTACTCTGAGTTTGGAGCCCGGGTCCCCAAGACTGGCTCCGCTTACCTCTATAGCTATGTGACTGTGGGGGAGGTGTGGGCCTTTGTGGCTGGCTGGAACCTGCTGCTGTCCTATGTCATTG GAACATCTAGTGTGGCCAAAGCCTGGACGGGAACTTTTGATGACCTTATTGACAACATTATTGCTCAAACTCTAGAAGACTATACACCAATGGAGTCGCTTGGCCTGGCTTCATACCCAGACTTCTTTGCTGCTGGGCTGATTATGTTGCTTGCTG GGGTTCTTGCTCATGGTGTGAAGGAGTCAGCTGTTATCAACACAGTTTTTACTGCGATCAATGTAATGGTTTTAATTTTTATCATCATCGCTGGCTTTATAAAAGGAGATCTCAACAACTGGCGCAGCAGTCGGGAGGCCATCCTCGATGCAACTCTTCTCATGGA GAACTTTACAACCGCACAAAACGAAACAATAGACTTGGGTGTTGGTGGCTTCTTCCCCTTCGGCTTTGACGGAACATTAGAAGGAGCGGCAACCTGTTTCTATGCATTCGTGGGATTTGACTGCATCGCCACAACAG gggaggaggtggagaaccCACAAAAAGCCATTCCTCTTGCGATCGTATCGTCACTGCTCATCTGTTTCTTGGCCTATTTCGGCGTGTCTGCCGCTCTCACACTTATGATGCCCTACTATCTGCTCGATGGCCACAGCCCTCTACCTGTGGCCTTTGAATATATTGGCTGGGAGCCTGCAAAATACGTTGTGGCAGTGGGATCCCTCTGTGCACTCTCAACAAG TCTCTTGGGAGTGATGTTTCCAATGCCGCGGGTGCTCTTTGCCATGGCAAGAGACGGCTTGCTCTTCAAGCCACTTTGTTACATGAGCTCCAGGCAAAGTCCCGTCGTTGCCACACTGTCTTCAGGAGCTGTGGCCG CTGTCATGGTCCTGTTATTTGACTTGAAGGCGCTTGTTGACATGAGTTCAATTGGGACCATCTTTGCCTACACCCTTGTGGCAGTGTGTATTCTCGTACTAAG gTACAAAGAATGCCCTGGTCTTGTTCGTAGGCAGGAACCATTTAGTTTGATGGGTCTGTTGAGACCTCCATCTCAACCCACCCACCGCACCTCTAAAAATGTCAATgtagtcatcatcatcattt TGTTTCTGGTGATCGCTATAAGCGTGCTGCTGTCCGAGGCTGTGCAGTCCCTTCGCAGACGAGAGTTGTGGAGCATCCTGCTCGTCGCTGTCCTCGCGTTGACACTGGTCCTCGCCGTCATTATCATCTGGAGACAGCCACAGAGCACAACCAAAGCTGCTTTCATG GTCCCCGGTGTACCCATAATTCCAGTTTTAAGTATCCTAATGAATACCTACCTGATGGTTCAGCTGGGAGGAGAAACTTGGATCAGCTATGCTATCTGGATGGCATTAG GTCTGATCATCTATTTTAGCTACGGGGTTCGTAATAGTGTCCAAAAGCAAAGGCTGCGGGAAGCTCGCATCCAACTGAATACCGCTGTAAACAGTGACGTTGCAGCTTAA
- the LOC119214571 gene encoding cationic amino acid transporter 2-like isoform X2, translated as MARRITCSKVSRFFRSLTRKKPLKPEGEVSNFCRCLTTLDLVGLGVGSTLGAGVYVLSGEVAREVAGPSIIISFLVAAVASIFAGLCYSEFGARVPKTGSAYLYSYVTVGEVWAFVAGWNLLLSYVIGTSSVAKAWTGTFDDLIDNIIAQTLEDYTPMESLGLASYPDFFAAGLIMLLAGDISIVISCERVLAHGVKESAVINTVFTAINVMVLIFIIIAGFIKGDLNNWRSSREAILDATLLMENFTTAQNETIDLGVGGFFPFGFDGTLEGAATCFYAFVGFDCIATTAVMVLLFDLKALVDMSSIGTIFAYTLVAVCILVLRYKECPGLVRRQEPFSLMGLLRPPSQPTHRTSKNVNVVIIIILFLVIAISVLLSEAVQSLRRRELWSILLVAVLALTLVLAVIIIWRQPQSTTKAAFMVPGVPIIPVLSILMNTYLMVQLGGETWISYAIWMALGLIIYFSYGVRNSVQKQRLREARIQLNTAVNSDVAA; from the exons ATGGCTCGCAG AATCACTTGCTCAAAAGTGTCGCGCTTTTTTCGGAGCCTGACCCGAAAGAAGCCTCTGAAGCCCGAGGGTGAGGTGTCCAACTTCTGCCGTTGCTTGACCACCTTAGACCTGGTGGGTTTGGGCGTCGGCAGCACACTCGGGGCCGGTGTCTACGTACTGTCGGGAGAGGTGGCCAGGGAAGTGGCCGGCCCCAGCATCATCATCTCCTTCCTGGTTGCGGCGGTGGCCTCCATCTTTGCCGGGTTATGTTACTCTGAGTTTGGAGCCCGGGTCCCCAAGACTGGCTCCGCTTACCTCTATAGCTATGTGACTGTGGGGGAGGTGTGGGCCTTTGTGGCTGGCTGGAACCTGCTGCTGTCCTATGTCATTG GAACATCTAGTGTGGCCAAAGCCTGGACGGGAACTTTTGATGACCTTATTGACAACATTATTGCTCAAACTCTAGAAGACTATACACCAATGGAGTCGCTTGGCCTGGCTTCATACCCAGACTTCTTTGCTGCTGGGCTGATTATGTTGCTTGCTGGTGATATCTCCATTGTCATTTCATGTGAAA GGGTTCTTGCTCATGGTGTGAAGGAGTCAGCTGTTATCAACACAGTTTTTACTGCGATCAATGTAATGGTTTTAATTTTTATCATCATCGCTGGCTTTATAAAAGGAGATCTCAACAACTGGCGCAGCAGTCGGGAGGCCATCCTCGATGCAACTCTTCTCATGGA GAACTTTACAACCGCACAAAACGAAACAATAGACTTGGGTGTTGGTGGCTTCTTCCCCTTCGGCTTTGACGGAACATTAGAAGGAGCGGCAACCTGTTTCTATGCATTCGTGGGATTTGACTGCATCGCCACAACAG CTGTCATGGTCCTGTTATTTGACTTGAAGGCGCTTGTTGACATGAGTTCAATTGGGACCATCTTTGCCTACACCCTTGTGGCAGTGTGTATTCTCGTACTAAG gTACAAAGAATGCCCTGGTCTTGTTCGTAGGCAGGAACCATTTAGTTTGATGGGTCTGTTGAGACCTCCATCTCAACCCACCCACCGCACCTCTAAAAATGTCAATgtagtcatcatcatcattt TGTTTCTGGTGATCGCTATAAGCGTGCTGCTGTCCGAGGCTGTGCAGTCCCTTCGCAGACGAGAGTTGTGGAGCATCCTGCTCGTCGCTGTCCTCGCGTTGACACTGGTCCTCGCCGTCATTATCATCTGGAGACAGCCACAGAGCACAACCAAAGCTGCTTTCATG GTCCCCGGTGTACCCATAATTCCAGTTTTAAGTATCCTAATGAATACCTACCTGATGGTTCAGCTGGGAGGAGAAACTTGGATCAGCTATGCTATCTGGATGGCATTAG GTCTGATCATCTATTTTAGCTACGGGGTTCGTAATAGTGTCCAAAAGCAAAGGCTGCGGGAAGCTCGCATCCAACTGAATACCGCTGTAAACAGTGACGTTGCAGCTTAA